Proteins from one Anopheles nili chromosome 2, idAnoNiliSN_F5_01, whole genome shotgun sequence genomic window:
- the LOC128731810 gene encoding neither inactivation nor afterpotential protein G, producing MGCLRKLILASFLVTVVCCVILLLLWIWLGMEHIPNQIRDPRLIKDKSFDYIIVGAGTAGCVLANRLSSNPNVTVLLVEAGDTFGAASIIPLISTAMQGTKYDWALRTTPQKYSSHGLGNNQQLLPRGKGLGGSGQINYMLHFTGIPEDFKRWERMGAHEWNWQAMKPYLDKLDHPTAVEESADDDIVTCNPDFTGAELYETNEHYTSILAESDKGASINFCPRKTSNTKGQPFKTSHFHVTEVDTQESLLAKVFTEAPAELGTDYIFRPARYTIRNGIRWSSYHAYLRPAFDRPNLTILSSTSVAKILFDEANRAKAVMVQVMGTDQTSVTIRVHREVILSAGALHTPQILKLSGIGPKLELRRHGIELVHDSPRVGTNYFDHLNLPLFVSINITASVTLDKVLSLDSIVQYLKRGQGMLSTTAVAGVGGPRGGSHGIILFGMGSVDEQALRHVSNMEQDTFRAFFPSYQNTSQEGFLFLSTCHQPHSRGSIFLRDQQIYSAPFFNPNYLKDRKDIDCMMEAIRLAARTVRTEAFRKIGAYLHWPRIKRCSNFGPPEDDSQEPSDRFLECILRASALTGHHPGGTAAIGLGADSVIDNQLRVNGVRGLRVVDASVFPAPVSGTPNSVVVAVAEKGSDLILQSDGQ from the exons ATGGGTTGCCTACGAAAACTGATTTTGGCCTCGTTCTTGGTGACGGTGGTGTGTTGCGTCATTTTGCTATTGTTATGGATTTGGTTGGGCATGGAACATATTCCCAACCAGATTCGGGATCCGCGTCTCATAAAGGATAAATCGTTTGATTACATAATCG TCGGTGCAGGTACGGCGGGTTGTGTGTTGGCCAATCGATTATCTAGTAATCCCAACGTGACCGTATTGCTCGTGGAAGCTGGTGATACCTTTGGGGCGGCTTCTATCATTCCTCTAATTAGCACTGCAATGCAGGGCACGAAGTACGATTGGGCCTTACGAACTACACCTCAAAAATACTCATCCCATGGCCTAGGAAACAAT CAACAATTGCTACCGCGCGGTAAAGGATTGGGTGGATCTGGTCAAATTAACTACATGCTGCATTTCACGGGCATACCGGAGGATTTCAAGCGTTGGGAGCGTATGGGTGCGCATGAGTGGAACTGGCAAGCGATGAAACCTTACCTAGATAAGCTGGATCACCCAACAGCGGTCGAAGAAAGCGCCGATGACGACATAGTGACGTGCAACCCGGATTTCACGGGGGCTGAATTGTACGAG ACGAACGAACATTATACTTCAATACTAGCCGAGAGCGACAAAGGTGCTAGTATAAATTTTTGCCCGCGAAAAACCTCCAACACAAAAGGCCAACCCTTCAAAACGAGTCACTTTCATGTAACCGAGGTAGACACTCAGGAATCCCTCCTTGCGAAAGTGTTTACAGAAGCCCCGGCGGAACTTGGAACGGACTATATTTTCAGACCAGCTCGGTACACTATCCGTAACGGCATTCGATGGAGCAGTTATCATGCCTATCTTCGGCCTGCATTCGACCGACCGAATCTAACCATTCTTTCGTCTACCTCCGTCGCCAAGATTCTTTTCGATGAAGCCAATCGTGCGAAAGCGGTCATGGTGCAGGTTATGGGAACGGATCAAACCTCCGTAACGATTAGGGTTCACCGAGAGGTAATACTCAGTGCCGGCGCGTTGCATACACCACAAATCCTCAAACTATCAGGAATTGGACCCAAACTAGAATTACGTCGTCACGGGATCGAGCTAGTACACGATTCTCCCCGCGTAGGAACCAACTACTTCGATCATCTTAATTTGCCGCTGTTTGTGAGTATCAACATTACGGCCAGCGTGACGTTGGATAAGGTCCTATCGTTGGACTCAATCGTGCAGTATCTAAAACGTGGTCAGGGGATGCTGTCAACAACGGCCGTTGCTGGTGTCGGTGGACCACGTGGTGGATCGCATGGTATCATTCTTTTCGGCATGGGAAGCGTGGACGAACAAGCGTTGCGCCACGTCTCTAACATGGAACAGGACACCTTTCGAGCGTTCTTTCCGTCGTACCAAAATACCAGCCAGGAAGGGTTTCTTTTCCTAAGCACCTGCCATCAACCACACAGCCGCGGCTCGATATTTCTGCGCGATCAGCAGATATACAGCGCGCCATTCTTCAACCCGAACTATCTTAAAGACCGTAAGGATATCGATTGTATGATGGAGGCGATCCGACTGGCAGCGAGGACGGTTCGTACGGAGGCTTTCCGAAAGATTGGTGCGTATTTGCACTGGCCACGTATCAAGCGCTGTTCGAACTTTGGGCCCCCGGAAGATGATTCGCAAGAGCCTTCAGACAGGTTTTTGGAATGTATCCTGCGTGCATCCGCCCTGACGGGTCACCATCCTGGTGGTACGGCGGCGATTGGCCTCGGGGCTGATTCCGTAATCGACAATCAGCTAAG AGTAAACGGTGTTCGAGGATTACGGGTCGTAGATGCAAGTGTGTTTCCAGCTCCGGTATCAGGTACACCCAACTCAGTTGTAGTAGCAGTCGCAGAGAAAGGTAGCGATTTGATCCTTCAAAGCGATGGACAGTGA
- the LOC128720948 gene encoding E3 ubiquitin-protein ligase TRIM37-like, with amino-acid sequence MASSSSNGAREDSQRSLTASHSFSPTVTQSSTTASGAFPLLMDYSQPSSARTSNLASSDVPTFPATTSPLATSSHGTSRRHVLSHIDDIFKCTICFGKLEEPHLCPRCSKLYCYDCIGEWLDSGSSQSCPNCKITLQLDQLVKVRWFDDIQKLQHNLRSPELPPRADDSLESSEEDRDGGIGVDEQCPRHGKTLNFYCSTCKQCICEVCATDNTEGRHRDHTFKALQVTYEQHVELLEAELEKVEHYRDKVATLVSKIERNAELIGRVKVVKHAELEAIMVSALKSLDRQEQDMLSKVRTHRYSLVHDLEQIDAKLQEMRCDMAVCTKPQLIEMKSKIFSACNAIRMSPIKDFKQIRVPASLKIEIPNLFETGIFVVQNFSTFDDNKVVYSNEFSDCLGRTWRIMAWCVISEDHFGIYLELVNGKPCWMECTFQLIHVDPEKTISKTIRQYFDRTPQKGWGLRDFVTLRTILSENYLRDDDSLELLYNIRPCASADS; translated from the exons ATGGCCAGCTCTAGCAGCAACGGCGCCAGAGAAGACTCTCAACGATCCTTGACCGCTTCTCACTCCTTTTCGCCGACCGTTACGCAAAGTTCCACGACAGCTTCCGGTGCGTTTCCACTGCTAATGGACTACTCCCAACCTTCCAGCGCTCGAACCTCCAATCTGGCTTCATCCGACGTCCCGACCTTTCCCGCAACCACATCCCCCCTTGCCACAAGCTCCCATGGGACGTCCCGCCGACACGTGCTGTCCCACATCGACGACATCTTCAAGTGCACGATCTGTTTCGGTAAGCTGGAAGAGCCTCATCTATGTCCGCGCTGCTCGAAGCTGTACTGTTACGACTGCATCGGGGAGTGGCTCGATTCGGGCAGCAGTCAGAGCTGCCCAAACTGCAAAATTACCCTCCAGCTGGATCAGCTCGTGAAAGTGCGGTGGTTCGACGACATTCAGAAGCTGCAGCACAACCTGCGCAGTCCGGAGTTGCCGCCTCGGGCGGACGATTCGCTCGAGTCCTCGGAGGAGGATCGAGATGGCGGGATAGGAGTGGATGAGCAGTGTCCCCGGCACGGTAAGACGCTCAACTTCTACTGCTCCACGTGCAAGCAGTGCATCTGCGAGGTATGCGCCACGGACAACACCGAAGGGCGCCACCGGGATCACACGTTTAAGGCGCTGCAGGTGACGTACGAACAGCACGTCGAGTTGCTGGAGGCCGAACTGGAGAAGGTAGAGCACTATCGGGACAAGGTGGCGACGTTGGTGAGCAAGATCGAGCGGAATGCCGAGCTAATTGGACGCGTGAAGGTTGTGAAGCACGCCGAGCTGGAGGCGATCATGGTGTCTGCGCTGAAGAGCCTCGATCGGCAGGAGCAGGACATGCTGTCGAAGGTGCGCACCCATCGGTACTCGCTGGTGCACGACCTGGAGCAGATCGATGCGAAGCTGCAGGAGATGCGCTGTGACATGGCCGTTTGCACCAAGCCGCAGCTGATCGAGATGAAATCGAAGATCTTCAGCGCATGCAACGCGATCCGAATGAGCCCGATAAAGGACTTCAAGCAGATCCGTGTACCGGCGAGTCTGAAGAT CGAAATACCGAACCTCTTCGAGACGGGCATCTTTGTGGTGCAgaacttttccaccttcgACGACAACAAGGTGGTGTACTCGAACGAGTTCTCCGATTGTCTGGGGCGTACCTGGCGCATTATGGCGTGGTGCGTAATATCGGAAGATCATTTCGGGATCTACCTCGAACTGGTGAACGGGAAACCGTGCTGGATGGAGTGCACGTTCCAGCTGATACACGTCGATCCGGAGAAGACGATCAGCAAAACGATTCGCCAGTACTTTGACCGCACGCCACAAAAGGGCTGGGGTTTGCGAGACTTTGTGACGCTTCGGACGATCCTAAGCGAGAACTACCTCCGGGATGACGATTCGCTCGAGTTGCTGTACAACATACGGCCCTGTGCCTCTGCCGATTCGTAG
- the LOC128730894 gene encoding probable ribosome biogenesis protein RLP24 produces MRIETCFFCSSKIYPGHGMVFVRNDCKVFRFCRSKCRRAFNKKKNPRKLRWTKAYRKTNAKELTVDPSFEFEKRRNVPVKYDRELWNKTIEAVKKINEIKHRRECHFVMERLRKARDHEIHRDIVDVQKNISLIRSPAIGLKERRAKEEAQTSALLMDVENAEEEEEIQYVDARKLEKQLEESAHLEDEEMLRA; encoded by the exons ATGCGTATCGAAACGTGTTTCTTCTGTTCCAGCAAGATCTATCCCGGACACGGGATGGTTTTCGTCAGAAATGACTGCAAG GTGTTTCGATTTTGCCGATCCAAATGCCGGCGTGCCttcaacaaaaagaagaacccGCGCAAACTACGCTGGACCAAAGCGTATCGCAAGACGAACGCCAAGGAATTGACTGTCGATCCGAGCTTCGAGTTCGAAAAACGACGTAACGTTCCGGTTAAGTACGATCGTGAGCTATGGAACAAGACGATCGAGGCGGTGAAGAAGATCAACGAAATCAAACACAGACGCGAATGCCACTTCGTCATGGAACGTCTCCGAAAGGCTCGCGATCACGAAATTCACCGCGATATTGTTGATGTACAGAAGAATATTTCACTCATCCGCTCGCCTGCAATCGGTCTGAAGGAGCGCAGGGCAAAGGAAGAAGCCCAAACATCCGCCCTGCTGATGGACGTAGAAAATGccgaggaagaggaagagatCCAGTACGTCGACGCACGGAAACTCGAAAAGCAACTCGAAGAATCGGCCCACCTGGAGGATGAAGAAATGCTCAGGGCCTAG
- the LOC128731172 gene encoding CD2-associated protein-like — MKVFVVLSVVLAYAAARPEAGFSSYSSAPSFTSIGDFGGPYAGSSSSASAGYNYNPAPQIVQKHIYVHVPPPEKEEVSYPRVSPVAPAQKHYKIIFIKAPSPPAPKAPIIPVQPQNEEKTLVYVLHKKPEEPEEIVIPTPPPTKPSKPEVYFIKYKTQKEKASQPKPEYGPPGQSGPY, encoded by the exons ATGAAGGTGTTTGTAGTGTTAAGTGTGGTACTGGCGTACGCTGCCGCACGTCCGGAAGCAGGCTTCTCGTCCTACTCGTCGGCTCCATCCTTCACCTCGATCGGGGACTTTGGTGGTCCTTACGCAG GTAGCAGCTCGAGTGCCAGCGCTGGCTACAACTACAACCCCGCGCCACAGATCGTCCAGAAGCACATCTACGTCCATGTGCCACCCCCAGAGAAAGAGGAAGTGTCCTATCCCCGTGTAAGCCCAGTCGCACCGGCCCAGAAGCACTACAAGATCATCTTCATCAAGGCACCGAGCCCACCGGCCCCGAAGGCTCCGATCATCCCAGTACAGCCTCAGAACGAGGAGAAGACCCTGGTTTACGTGCTGCACAAGAAGCCCGAAGAGCCGGAGGAGATCGTCATCCcgacgccaccaccgaccaagCCAAGCAAGCCGGAGGTGTACTTCATCAAGTACAAGACCCAGAAGGAGAAGGCTTCTCAGCCGAAGCCCGAATACGGACCGCCTGGCCAGTCTGGCCCGTACTAA